The sequence below is a genomic window from Cucumis melo cultivar AY chromosome 5, USDA_Cmelo_AY_1.0, whole genome shotgun sequence.
CTacctaattaaattataaacttctcaACGACCTTAAAACATGAATTAAATGTCTAGTCGTATATCGATGCAACTAActcatttttttagaaaagaataGTATAACGAGCGAaggtttaaaaaaaattacaaagacCACAATTTAGGGGATAGGAGCTTTTGATAATTGATTGGGCCAAATTAAGTAAATATTGACTATTTAAGTTGATTTAGAATATGGTCTTTATCACGACCTTTCTTCTCTTCCCGCTCTTACTTAATAACTAGTTGTTAATTACTCGCTCTCGAGATATGAATTGTTAGAAAATTATGCTTCAAaacgtatatatataaaagaagtaTGTTTAttcgaaaagaagaaaaagaaatatgttGCAATATATGTATTAAACGAGATGCATATTTCACTTTCGAATATTAATTTAATGACGTTATGTATAAAAGCCCTAATTTCACTAGTGTATGCAAAAGAATTGtgtttatttgaatttttttaatatgacGTATTGTCATACGgatattatatttttagaagaaaattagtttaatgtttccataagtattttcttttagatctaTATTTACTACTTTTCAAATTACCTCTTTGATTATTGATACTAATTCTAAAAATAGCACTATGAAAGTTGCGGATGGAACAAACTCTTTTCCCAATTGATTAGTTTTGATAGAAATGTTTGTGGCTCAACATGTCTTTCCTATTTTGCAAAACTCACTCAAGCATTATTAACTCAATGGTTAAGAATGTtagatttgaattttatataCTAAACCCTAAAAAAGAAGAAGTGTATATAAATCAAaactcttcttctcttcccCCATTGGAAACTTCAACATAACCATCTTTGACATTTTATCACAAATTGCACACTTGTACACAGCTACCTTTTGCTCAAAACCTCTCTCTAATAAAAACAAATCCCTTTGATTATCCTCAAaatttcataataataataataataaaaaaaaaaaaaaaaacaacttctCCACAcactttctctctcccatttattccctcactctctctctctctcctcctcctttttttctccctccactttcTTCAATTAAAGTTGTTCTGATTCCAAAGCTCCAAAAAGTaaacaaaaacgaaaaaatAATACAATTTTAATACAAGATTTGGTTAATTTTACTTCCTATATGTTCAAATTCAGTACCtatttttaatcatttaaaGCTAATTACTACTAATTTCGATTGTGCGAATATATTCCGAAACTGCATAAATGttaagataataaaaagaaCTTTTTAAATTGAACACTAAAATTTATACAATTAAAAGTATAGTAACTAAAATTGTCAAAACtctatttactttattttagaaaacatatatattatatacaattaaagtaaaaaaaaatgtaattataattaataacaattttaggataacatttttaaaaaaagtaaaaaatataaaaaagtcaATTTGGACAAACTTTGGAAAAAAAGGGAAATCCTCACGCGGCAACTTGATGGTATTTTTATAATATTGAATCAACCGTTGATCTGCAGCACATCAGTAATAAGATGGAGACGTGTACTACATTAGATGGGCTCTTTTTCTACATAAATAACAAACTTCATTTCGGATCTCGAAAAATCTGCAAGCGGCGATCTGAGAACACACGCGTACAGAGAACTTTACAATGGCGGTGAAATCGATGTTCGCGGCGGTGCTTGTGGTGGTACTGGCCATGGTTTCTCCTCCGCAGAGAGCGGCAGCCGCCACTCACAACGTCGGCGATTCGCTTGGCTGGACCATCCCTCCCTCTCCTACTACTTACTCCGATTGGGCCTCAACTAAAACGTTTCTAGTCGGCGACACTCTCTGTgagtcttttctttttctccttcctaaataaattaaattacacTAATCtcattattgtatatatttctaaatattGCACAatttatcactatatttataagaatttttattatttttcattttttaagaaaggttttagttaaattataaaattgttCTTCTATCATTaagaaaaattagaattttgagGTTTAAAATTGAAAGATAATATAAAAACAACCTTGAAATTGATAGTTAAAGTATGCTCGTCTTAGTTATCATATTGTAATTACTTTAGCCTATAATTGTTTTCCAATCTAATTATTATTGATTGTTGAGATTTTGTTAAGAATGGATGAGAAATTATAAGCATGATTCATGTTAAAtcacattttattatattaataatttgATTTCATGAACTAAAATGTTTATATCAAGTGAGAAAAAATTCACTGTTTTGTatgtaaaatattttaaactttatttttcatttaaaataatttttggatTTAACTAAAATGCAATATTTAATTTGAACTTACACTCAATTTCGTATGTTGAAAAGGGACAAACTATAATCCAAAAATTAGATAAGAAGTTGAAACAAATCAGaatctttattaataaattgtataaaataaaaaaggaataagTAATCACCAactaattattaagaattaataattttcattaatGTGTTTATTAATTCCAAATTTTTAATTGCAaactcttttaaaaaaattatgcagTTTTCAATTTCACCACCGGACAGCACGACGTGACGGAAGTGACGAAGGCCGGATTAGACTCCTGCAGCGGCACCAACCCCATCTCCGCCATGAGAACCGGCCCGGCGAGTATTAAACTCTCGGCGGCCGGCACCCGTCACTTCATTTGCTCAATCCCCACACACTGTAGCTTCGGCCAGCAGCTCACCGTCACCGTCCGATCACAATCTTCTTCACCGCCGACCACCGCCCCTTCACCCTCCCCGAAATCCAGCGCTCCCGTTTCTCCAACGCCGTCGCCACGCACCGCCCGGCCACCGAAAGCCTCTCCTCCGACCACTACCCCTCCGCCGGAAACCGCCGAGACGCCGACGCCGACGTCGAATAACATCGCTCCTTCAACTCCGACGCCAACCGCTGCCCCTCCGCCGCCTAACTCCGGCAACTCGGTCGGCGGTTTTGGCCTCTTTTTCACCGCCGGTTTGGCGATTGTGGTTGGTTTGATTTACTAGAGACGATGGGCATTGTAGAAAGTTAGTTGGATTCGTTTTGTGTGTACTttatttagttttcattttacTTTGGGATTCTGGTTTTTGATATTCTTCCCAATTGGGAATTTAaataaagttgttttttttgttcttcatttcaAAAGCTTCACAATGGTTACAACCTTTGATAtttatatattcatatatatatttaacttttagttacctaattttttaaatataaggAAGCATCTTTTTTATCTCAACAATGGAAGATTAATCATGGAATTTTGCGAAGTTAATCCTTATCTAAAGTGATTATAGTTAATTTTACTTATATTAATTGAGttgaaacaaaaatagaaacaaaaaatgcAAACTACCTAACTCTTTAGAAAATTTGGGCAATAATGGGAcgttttttatttatataattcacatcaaacaaaataaaaaagataataaattttGCGTCAAAAGTGACACTCTGAAAGATTGTCAAAGGAATCAAAATGGGCAAGGGTAGGTACTAAGTCTTTGCCTTCATCGAGACCAGTAAAATGTCAAATTGGGCGTAGCTCCTTGTATTTGAGTTAAAGAAATAAACTTAGGTTAAACTGCACCTATAAATATATCATGATTGCTTGAAAAGAACTAAGTTCATTCTAATACTTAGACACCgcctattatatatatatatatatagtttatgaCTTAATATTGAGGTCCATACGGCAAAAAACACCACAATGGTGCATagatagttttattttataggtcACATTATTTATCCTTATATTATAAATTTGTTGTTGTGTTATCAAGTGAAAGTCGTCAAACATACTTAGTTTTCTTTCCTATCTTAATTTTCTTATCAACATCCATATAAAATAAGTTTTTAATCCAAGAtaattagtttctttttcttttatgtgtGTCAATGTCCATGTTTTGTTATGAAAAAATGATGAGTATTGTTACATTTTTAGGTGGCCTACACATTTGAAACTTTAAACGTTAGACAAAGGTCTATTCTAATGAATAGATgcaaatgaattattttctttaaataaaagggaaaaagatGCCAAGGAGACAAGGTGTcctaaataaaataagaaaaagtgtgtgtattatatatattaaaaatccAAAAGGCAATAATGTTCTTTGCCTCTTTTTGCTCCCTTTGGAGTTGGAATTCTATCAAATAATACTTTGGGACTTTGGGTGCTTGTACAAAGCAACTCCAATAATTTTAACCCAATGGTAATCATGacaaaaattatcaaaattaaagagtttaatgggtttacatataaaatataatagatatatattaggtattattaaaaaatgtcTGAAATGAGATATATAAAGCTCTAAAAATACAAATCAagatattataatttttatagaCCAACAAAAAGAAAGCATAGAAAGATTAATATTGAATTAATGCAAATATAGACTTAGAACCTATGTTGAGAGAAATTCTAAAATTACATTCATTTATCTTGTATATCCATTATTATATCGAAATTTAAAATTTCGTAGGATCAAACATTTATTTGTAGTTTATGCATAAAAAATAATAGGCTCGTCTTTCAAACTTGCATTATAAAAAATCAATTAGATTGTTCCAATATTTATGTATCTATCGATGTAACAAAAATTTACATGGTCAATTCTAATTTCTATACAAAACAACAACGTGTAAGTGAAAAACGAATCACCACCCttgaaatcaataaaaaaatgatACTTGACCTAAATTTTATATAGGTGAATATATTGAAACAAACATGATAATTTCCATGatattgtagtattattatttttaatacaaaaaagaaaagaaaagaacaaatcTCATTTGACTAGTCAACGAATTCCCATTACTGTTCCATGTGAAACCCAAAGTTAAAAGGTATGACCAGTCAACCCGATAAAGTCAAAGACTCTAACCAATGGTTTGATTAAGAAATCTAATTAACGCGGCGAAGCCCCAAATTTCTTTACACCCCATACCGGCGACGGCTTAATCCCAACCGTCCATTTCTTCTTTCATGCGTGTCATCCATCCAATGGCCTACTTTCCAGCTTTGTTTCAGACCTTATGCTTTATAAATACCCAAAAAAACTCTCCTCTTTCTTCTACCGAAAAACACATAGTTTACTCAAAGAGCTTAAACAAAAGGGAGATCTGAGAACACAAAATAATCATGGCCGTCGTGTTTAATCGGACTGCCATTCTCCTCCTTCTCGTTGCCGCTTCTTTTTGTCGGAGCTCCTCCGCCGCCACTTATACCGTCGGCGACGCCTTGGGTTGGACTGTCCCGCCCAATCCGACCATCTACTCCCATTGGGCTTCTACAAAAACTTTTGTGGTCGGAGACATCCTTGGTAAGAAGAAATGGTTTAGTTTTTATCATGAAAAATATTACTAAATTTTAATGAAGTTTATTTTCTTAAGTAAACGATAAATTGAATGAGAATTAATTTaattgtaacaaaaaaaaaaaagtagtctTAATCTTAAAAAGTCAacacaaaagtttaaaaagtcAACTCACCaagtataaaaactaaaattaaaatctaaaaagtATTGAGTATGAGATGAAAATGGTGTTTAACCTATTCCATTTTAAAGGTTTTTATGTAATGAAATTACTAAAATGTAGACAATTAGTTAGGAAAAAATGGGGGTAACGACCTGTAGTTGAGGATGGGTTGATTGTTTATTTGCAGTTTTCAACTTTGCAAGCGGACGACACGACGTAACAGAAGTGACAAAAAGTGCTTCCGATTCTTGCAATAGCACCAACCCCATCTCCGTGGCGAACAACAGTCCGGCGAGGATCACACTCACTTCTGCCGGCGACCACCACTTCATCTGCTCCTTCCCCGGCCATTGCAGCAATGGCCAAACGTTGTCCATCACCGTTAGATCAACATCATCTTCTCCCGCACCGCAACCTAGTTCTCGGCCGTCaccctctccctctccctctctcgCCCCCGAGCCCTCCTCTTCCACTCCATCGCCTTCTCCGTCACCTAGTTCTACTCCATCGTCGTCACCTGTTCCATCGCCCGCTCCATCTCGAGAACCCATGACGTACGTCGTCGGAGACTCGTTTGGATGGAACGTCCCTACAAGCCCCAACTTCTATGACTCCTGGGCTCAGGGCAAAACCTTCGTCGTCGGAGATGTTCTTGGTAAggatatataaaattttacctTCAAACTTTTTACGTATATAGTCCAGTCTATACCCATAAACATTTGATAGTacattaaatataatattttaattatataaaaaccAATTCCTAAACTTTTGAATGTTACTTTTAAAATTACAACAGCCCAACACTCAGAATATTACGAATTTATTGAAAGTTTAAAGCTAATGTTCTTCTGATCCGGCGAACTTTTGCACAGAATTCAACTTCGCGATTCAAAGACACGACGTGGCGAAGGTCACAAAGGACAATTACGACAGCTGCAGCGGTCAATCCCCGATCTCTTTTTCCACCAGCCCACCAGTCAAAATCACTCTCTCCGAGCCCGGGGAGCATTTCTTCATCTGCACATTCGCTGGCCACTGCAGTGTGGGTCAGAAACTCGCCATCAACGTCACCGACGGTACCGCCACACCTCCGTCCTCAATTGCTTTGCCTCCATCTGACACCGTCCCTTCAACTCCGTCTCCGACCACCGCTCCTCCTCCACCTCCCAACGCTGCCGCATCGCTCCAAGCCTCCGCCTTCTTCGCCACTCTTCTCGCCGTCGCCGTGgcgttaattaattaattcggGTCCGACATTTTCGCAAGgagttcttttttatttttttagtctCCGTATAgattagtatttttttttgttttttttaaaaaagaagaataataaaactatagAGCTTTTGTTCATTTTGTATTTGGTGTTTGTATTGATTGATGTAAACATATTTGAATCTTTAATATTATAGTATGAATTCACATTcttgcataaaaaaaaaattatttaggttTACTTTGAATTGCACCTATTTAAATGCATTCAAGTATTAATGTGtctataaaataattaaacttCAAGAGAcatattctttattttcttatgTACATTAATTTGATAGTAATATATGTTTGAAGAGAGAgttgaataaaacttaaaaacatttttaaggAAACCCCATGAAAAGGTCAAAGGCATATATTATAGACTTTTATATCGAATTTCCTGTCCCAATTCTTCTACTTgttgttaaattttttttaaaaaaaattaaaagtcttttgattttacaaaaatattgtTTGACTAAAATTTATTTCAAATCACACTCGTGGCATGAGATCTTTAAGAATTAGTAAATTGTCATGAATAAAACAAATATCAAACTcgttgtttttttctttcaaagcataataatagtaataataatagggAAAATTAtcaagaataaaatatttgataataatatataatttttaaaaaagaaatattttggttcccaaacttttataaaaataacaatttaacCCTTAAACAATTTAGTTCTTTTGTTCTtaaatttataacaatttatTTTCGAAGTTGAATAAGTAATAACATTTAGtctctatattttaaaattttgtaataatttacTCTCTATAATAAAAAGTTTCTTTTATTACAAAACAACGACTCCAAACAATTTATATTTGcataaattttgttaaatttcgACCATCTTTTTCATATCAAGGATCAAGTTGTTATAAATTACAAAGTACATAAGAACTAAATTGTTCCAAGTTCGAAAGAAAATTGACTAAATTATAACTTTGATGAAAATGATTTTTAGCACTTCTGTTTATTAACTATTAAAATGCATggttaagaaaaacaaaatttgatcACCTAAAATCAGTCAAAATGGCTTTCCATGTAAAAACTTCTACCTGAAAtcttaacaaaaacaaaatctaatatttgaacatataattaaattaatttacttgttttctttccctaaaaaaaccaaaagaataaaataaaaaagaaactaactaacaagaaacaaacaactcCAACATTGAAGTCCCAAAAAATGAGTGGTTTTGAGAGCCACACTTTTTCTATTATATGAATATGCATTATTTACAAtttactaaaaatacttttctGATTTTGTTTTTCAACTTAACTTTCATATAAATGCATGTCATGATGGATAAATATCAAAAGGCCTAAAGCTTCAAGAGAGAATTAAGCAAAAAAGAGAGAGCAGAAAAGTAATGGGCAGCACAATGAGGTTTGTTTGGTGTCTCATTATTGCTTTGGCATTGGCAGCCATGGCTACAACTTCAACTGCTTCAACCACCTATAAGGTTGGAGATGATCAAGGCTGGAAAGTTCCCAAGGACGACCCGGCCCTTTACATGGCATGGCCTGTCAATAAGACCTTCACCGTCGGTGACAAACTCGGTAATAACCCTTTCATTCAAACGCTTTACTCTAATGGCGTCTCTATCTTTGTTTATAACTCTTCAGAACTCAAGGACATGGTTGTACAAATCATAGTCGTGTCATATTTGTCTTATTGTTTACTTAGTATAGATATGCATTTGTAACTCATGCGTTCAACACCTATACTATACATAAGGCTCTATAGAACGTTTGAATCTATGGAATTTGAGATTGGAAAGTCATGCAAGGGAACCACAACGTACTTGGATATTACAGAAAGGTTTGTTTTATGAATTGAATTTGTAGGTAAACATATCCACAACACCTAAGTTCAAACTTGGATTTTTTGAGACGATAAAGTTAGTTATTATAGTCGGTTGATTATAATAgtttttgtttagtttaaattatTTCAATCTTAATTATATTAGTTAGCAATGTCTGGGGGTGGGGCATGGCTAGGAAGCCCGTCCTCGTTTTCATTACCCTTTTCATACCACATCCCACAGAATTGTCTACGTGGATCAATGTAGTCAGACAATTTTTCTTCATTAGATTTTTTTTCCATAGTGTATTCAAGCGTGATAATTGGGgtattgattttaaaaaaagaaatttagatacaattgattttttaaagtatattttcatatatttagaATTAATTTCCAATCATGTATTATGTTTGGTTTTAAAAGTTAATTTAGAGTTAATTAATtgtaatttctatttataaataattatttaactaaataattatagtaaatatttatttttatttattttattgttaaagTTTTATTTGTATGGTTGATATATGTTAAATGTATAGACattgaaagaaaattaatatatattattggtTGTTTTATTAACAATTTAATAACTGACATCTTTTGTTCTATATtcaaaaactttttaaaaaatcacaAATGATTTTGGGAGGGATTTGACGGagaatcaacaaaaaaaaatcatttgtcATCTAATTCCTTCAAAACCAATTGGAAAtggttttatatttttctaaaaccaATTTTAGTTAATGCCAAACACAAtcatttgaagaaaaaatgattttgcaaaagaattaattaaaatgattaatttttataatttcaacTTAGGGTGTGCCGTGATATCATGAACTCAAACTCATACATGTTGAGTTTCACATACAGATTTAGTAGTgtactatttttttcaaaaagggGCACTAAGTATATATGTATAAACATCCCTGCGATGATTCCCCATCTGTTCGAAGCGAGTCCCTGCAAGTTAAACAAAGGATTTCAAATAGTTTTGTTACAGCAAGTATGAGTTATAATAATGGGGAACTTTCAACTACCATAATGAAGGACTCAAACATTGAACAAGTTGTAATAGCCCACTCTACCCAAGGCAAGTGGATGACCCAAACACCTCCTAACTATTTTAAAACATGGAGTTGTGAGCTCAAAAGAGTTTTTAAGTTTGAAGAGTTAAAAACTATTCAACTCACGATGTAAGGAGTTAATAAGACATAATATTGATGTTTTTTAGTCCCGAGACTCTAGAACTCCTTTAGCCAAACAAAGAGCAGAGACCTAATAATACAGTTACTTGTATTTAAACCAATGGTGTTGAATTTTGATCAAACCTGTAAGAAAAATAGAAGAGTCAAGAGAAGTAAGACAACAGATCAATGTCACATTTCAACTAACAGGTAAGACTATTGAGATCATGGAGTACAGAACTAAAGAAGACCCATTTCCAATTACCCCAATGAGCTTTTCTCATCTACAATTTGGCTCAAACTTAACTGTCTTTCCTTTTCACAACATTatattttaaacttattttatttgtttattttaaacatTTGATTTAGATTTACTttataattattctttttaatacaATGGTCTAGAGATTACATTCTTTTAGGTTTtgaaactttattttatttaagtaaGGGCCATAAATTAAATTGAGAAGTTGATCGTTACATATATAAATAagattttttctcttttgtttacAGAATTCACATGGACGGGCACACATAATGTGGCTGAGGTAACAAAGGAAGACTATACAAAATGTATCGAGGTTAAAACAGTTCATGAGTTTAGCCCTGTGACAATCTCTCTTGATACTCCTGGCCCCAAATACTTTATCTGTGCCATCGTTCCCCACTGCTCGTTCGGGGAGAGGTTAACTATCGTTGTCGAACCTGATAACTCGACAACGCCACCAGCACCAGCACCGAGCTCTGCTCCCTCCTCACTCCTGGCAAATTCATTGTATGCCGCTATGCTCACCATAGCTAGCATGTTCTTCACTCGTCTATAAGAAGACTTCAAGATCTTTTGGCTCACCTTCATTATGTATTTTATGTGCTGTAACAAAGTATTAAGAAGTAGGAAATCCTGGCTAGTGGTGTTTTCCAGCCTGTTCAGTTTCATTTACCgttattgaaata
It includes:
- the LOC103496690 gene encoding uclacyanin-3-like, translating into MAVVFNRTAILLLLVAASFCRSSSAATYTVGDALGWTVPPNPTIYSHWASTKTFVVGDILVFNFASGRHDVTEVTKSASDSCNSTNPISVANNSPARITLTSAGDHHFICSFPGHCSNGQTLSITVRSTSSSPAPQPSSRPSPSPSPSLAPEPSSSTPSPSPSPSSTPSSSPVPSPAPSREPMTYVVGDSFGWNVPTSPNFYDSWAQGKTFVVGDVLEFNFAIQRHDVAKVTKDNYDSCSGQSPISFSTSPPVKITLSEPGEHFFICTFAGHCSVGQKLAINVTDGTATPPSSIALPPSDTVPSTPSPTTAPPPPPNAAASLQASAFFATLLAVAVALIN
- the LOC103496681 gene encoding cucumber peeling cupredoxin-like, producing MAVKSMFAAVLVVVLAMVSPPQRAAAATHNVGDSLGWTIPPSPTTYSDWASTKTFLVGDTLFFNFTTGQHDVTEVTKAGLDSCSGTNPISAMRTGPASIKLSAAGTRHFICSIPTHCSFGQQLTVTVRSQSSSPPTTAPSPSPKSSAPVSPTPSPRTARPPKASPPTTTPPPETAETPTPTSNNIAPSTPTPTAAPPPPNSGNSVGGFGLFFTAGLAIVVGLIY